From Anopheles darlingi chromosome 2, idAnoDarlMG_H_01, whole genome shotgun sequence, the proteins below share one genomic window:
- the LOC125951227 gene encoding 40S ribosomal protein S14b, translating to MAPSRKNKVAKEEVQVSLGPQVRDGEIVFGVAHIYASFNDTFVHVTDLSGKETISRVTGGMKVKADRDEASPYAAMLAAQDVAEKCKSLGITALHIKLRATGGNRTKTPGPGAQSALRALARSSMKIGRIEDVTPIPSDSTRRKGGRRGRRL from the coding sequence ATGGCTCCCTCCCGCAAGAATAAAGTAGCGAAGGAAGAGGTCCAGGTGTCCCTGGGCCCGCAAGTTCGCGACGGCGAAATCGTGTTCGGCGTGGCACACATCTACGCCAGCTTCAACGATACCTTCGTGCACGTCACGGATCTGTCGGGCAAGGAAACGATCTCGCGTGTGACGGGCGGCATGAAGGTGAAGGCGGATCGTGACGAGGCTTCGCCCTACGCCGCTATGTTGGCCGCTCAGGATGTGGCCGAAAAGTGCAAATCGCTCGGCATCACGGCCCTGCACATCAAGCTGCGTGCCACCGGAGGCAACCGCACTAAAACCCCCGGACCCGGTGCCCAGTCGGCGCTGCGTGCCCTGGCCCGTTCGTCGATGAAGATTGGCCGTATCGAGGACGTGACGCCGATTCCGTCCGATTCGACCCGCCGAAAGGGCggtcgccgtggtcgtcgtctgtAA
- the LOC125951208 gene encoding breast cancer metastasis-suppressor 1-like protein, which translates to MPPVKNDGDSDGDGDMSGAESEHSGSSHGQDRDSSAEEADEPDSDDSSEMSEGECDRRRTGCLENLTNLEKQFGILKEQLYKERMNQVDNQLQDVRGGRSQEYLLPLQRLADNMNSRKEVAEVLKNYRIENIQNKYSGEMQSAYQHFDSEKNLAMDVIYEELTDKIRRLEEDRHNVDISWADWGTSTKTAKVRGPGRKKAVTVSGPYIVYMLREEEILEDWTSIRKALKRSTAAAT; encoded by the exons ATGCCCCCCGTGAAGAACGATGGTGATAGCGATGGAGACGGCGATATGTCGGGCGCGGAATCGGAACACTCGGGCTCCAGCCACGGACAGGACCGCGATTCCAGCGCGGAGGAAGCGGATGAGCCCGATTCCGATGATTCCTCGGAGATGTCCGAAGGCGAATGTGATCGGAGGCGTACCGGCTGTCTCGAGAATCTGA CAAACCTGGAGAAACAGTTTGGTATTCTGAAGGAGCAACTGTACAAGGAGCGCATGAATCAGGTGGACAATCAGCTGCAGGATGTGCGCGGTGGCCGATCACAGGAGTACCTGCTACCGTTGCAGCGGCTCGCCGATAACATGAACAGCCGCAAGGAGGTGGCCGAGGTGCTGAAGAACTATCGTATcgaaaacattcaaaacaagTACTCGGGCGAAATGCAATCCGCCTATCAACACTTTGAT AGTGAAAAAAATCTCGCCATGGATGTGATCTACGAGGAGCTAACGGATAAGATACGGCGCCTCGAGGAAGATCGCCACAACGTGGACATCTCGTGGGCCGACTGGGGCACGAGCACGAAAACGGCGAAGGTGCGCGGACCGGGTCGCAAGAAGGCCGTCACCGTGTCCGGCCCCTACATCGTGTATATGCTGCGCGAGGAGGAAATTCTCGAGGACTGGACGTCCATCCGGAAAGCATTGAAGCGCTCGACGGCTGCCGCTACCTGA
- the LOC125951217 gene encoding probable 39S ribosomal protein L49, mitochondrial isoform X1, which produces MALRMVLRKTLGLKQTIPLAISSHRQIPQNHAIHTQPIRLSSFRSSEPVGDLAQFPEVEVVRNPPEWKYVERILAPRTVPRPTPKESYPSGWKPTNPQPGLKYTVLRTKNHMLPVYLQRAFRGQRRITVIRRVEGDIWLLEAELRYLIEKQLNRPIITRVNEMTGQIAFKGDHVAVVEKFLLDKGL; this is translated from the exons ATGGCCCTTCGCATGGTGCTCCGTAAAACTTTGGGCCTTAAACAAACGATACCTTTGGCCATCTCCAGCCACCGACAAATACCG CAGAATCATGCAATCCACACACAACCCATCCGGCTATCGTCGTTCCGCTCTTCCGAGCCGGTAGGTGATCTCGCCCAGTTCCCCGAGGTGGAAGTGGTACGTAATCCGCCCGAGTGGAAGTACGTCGAACGGATACTAGCACCGCGTACAGTACCACGGCCAACACCAAAGGAAAGCTATCCCTCCGGATGGAAACCGACGAATCCACAGCCGGGACTCAAATACACGGTGCTGCGCACCAAGAACCACATGCTGCCAGTTTATCTGCAACGGGCATTCCGTGGACAGCGTCGAATCACCGTCATCCGGAGGGTAGAAGGAGATATTTGGTTACTGGAAGCGGAGCTGCGCTATCTGATCGAGAAGCAGCTGAACCGCCCGATCATTACGCGCGTTAACGAGATGACGGGCCAGATCGCATTTAAGGGCGACCATGTGGCCGTTGTGGAAAAGTTTCTGTTAGATAAAGGCCTGTAG
- the LOC125951217 gene encoding probable 39S ribosomal protein L49, mitochondrial isoform X2, with protein sequence MALRMVLRKTLGLKQTIPLAISSHRQIPNHAIHTQPIRLSSFRSSEPVGDLAQFPEVEVVRNPPEWKYVERILAPRTVPRPTPKESYPSGWKPTNPQPGLKYTVLRTKNHMLPVYLQRAFRGQRRITVIRRVEGDIWLLEAELRYLIEKQLNRPIITRVNEMTGQIAFKGDHVAVVEKFLLDKGL encoded by the exons ATGGCCCTTCGCATGGTGCTCCGTAAAACTTTGGGCCTTAAACAAACGATACCTTTGGCCATCTCCAGCCACCGACAAATACCG AATCATGCAATCCACACACAACCCATCCGGCTATCGTCGTTCCGCTCTTCCGAGCCGGTAGGTGATCTCGCCCAGTTCCCCGAGGTGGAAGTGGTACGTAATCCGCCCGAGTGGAAGTACGTCGAACGGATACTAGCACCGCGTACAGTACCACGGCCAACACCAAAGGAAAGCTATCCCTCCGGATGGAAACCGACGAATCCACAGCCGGGACTCAAATACACGGTGCTGCGCACCAAGAACCACATGCTGCCAGTTTATCTGCAACGGGCATTCCGTGGACAGCGTCGAATCACCGTCATCCGGAGGGTAGAAGGAGATATTTGGTTACTGGAAGCGGAGCTGCGCTATCTGATCGAGAAGCAGCTGAACCGCCCGATCATTACGCGCGTTAACGAGATGACGGGCCAGATCGCATTTAAGGGCGACCATGTGGCCGTTGTGGAAAAGTTTCTGTTAGATAAAGGCCTGTAG